The Cryptomeria japonica chromosome 9, Sugi_1.0, whole genome shotgun sequence DNA segment atattcaatggaaagatctcgtcgttctccatcacttcaaacgtaaaatttgtctggactctgcaaggatgatgagatatttgaaattgagctcccgtccttcactgagggacaggagcgattttgctcctacaggccaaaataacaagatttttcacattttaacacttcacgaggcgaaaacaaatcaattccaatgcccaggatcaaaattcaaaaaagtcaaaatttggtcaaaatattcaatcagacaaaaattcatattgacggtcaacacttagacaagtttaagctctgcatgaacatttcaattgaaaattagaccattttggcgaaatcattgcattcaaaatttgcattctagaaaagaagctcaaaagctctcaaaaatgactggattttggcttgaaaaggcaaaatttaaaaccctaaggcttggccctaaatccagacgaccaactaactgacaaaaccctaaaaacaaaagcgaaaacgagcgaaaaacaagcaaaacgAGGGGGGCCCCATTTggtatggggcgatgtgtgaaatggtcacaacatagATATACATCAAATTGGGAGAATATATGCTCTTGTATTGTATTATTTACCTGAACTGACCAACAGCAATCCAGTTTATATTGCACTATAGAAACCAGATCTCTGTTGTAAGGAGTCGTTTAGGATATGGAGATGGTAGTGGTTTTGGTCTTCAGAACAAACACGGCACCCCGCTATTGCTCCTATCTACCAATTTACAACATTGAACCTTTGCATGAGGATTGAGTAAACATGAGCAGATTACTTTACACTGAATTTACATCAGATTGGGAGGAATAAATGTTCTTGTATAGTATTATTCCTGACCTAAGTGATTGTAAGCAATACAGTTCATACTGCACATGAAAACATCCAACTTGTATATGACAATATATTCTATTGACCTTgttcataaaaaaaaaatcttgatgatCTAGCATCACTTCAATATGTATAGCCCATTGAAAAAATCATGAACTGCAGCCCCATAGTTGATCGTACTTCATAGCAGCTACCCTCATTGGTTCTGACCGCATTGTGTTACTTTGTACTTTGTGTTATTTTAATTTATAGTTTGTAGTGTGTAATTGATTTTGAGGGTTTGACCTTTGTAGTCAAACTATCTGCTAATTCACCATACAGTATGGCACTTTGATCAACAAACTCAAACGAGTAAAATCTCAATTTTAATAATTCATGGCGTGCACTCTCCTTTCCTTTCACTCTCTCACTCTCTATACAATCAGGATGgctttaaatgttttaaaaaaaacagTTATTCCTCTCTTTTTGGGAAAAAATAATCTGCATTTTTGGGGTTCCCTGGTTTTTTTCCCCAATAATATCCCAAGAAATTGAtaattctttttcttttgattAGATGAGATATTTCCAAGAAGCATGTTTTCTTCTATGATCATAGATTCATAAGCATGGACTTTGACAAATAACATGAAATCTTGTTTTGGGTATttacaagaaaaaaaaattctaagtaaAATATAAGTTGGTTATAGAAAATACCAAAATCCATATCTGAAGATGAACAGCCACTATCATCTAGATAATTTTCCTGAGTAGAAACACATTTTGTATTGGCTCCCACTGCTGACTTTAACTCTTTGAGAAACTGTCTCATATCCAAAGATACTGTTTCAGAATTTTCATTTCTTGGAAGTTCTGCTCCTTCATAGCTTGACATATTTTCCACAAAAGCATGCATATTCTTTGCTATATCTTCCAAGTTAAAATCATCCATAGTCTTCCTCGAGGTGGAATCCTCTTTAGGCTTTTTTGATTGTTTGTTCCTATGATGTTCTTCATACAAGTCCATTTCCTTTTGTCTCTCTAAGAGGGctgcattcaagtcttcttctccATTATAGAGCCACGAGTCATCATCACTTGGTGGAAGTTCCAAACCAATAAAATCCGCAGATGAATGAGGTAATGCCAAAATTTCGTTAATGCACCTAACAGGTGCATGCATAACCATGCTGAAACAGAACGTATAAAAATCATCCACACATTAGTTACCTTCTGTACGATAATTTTTAAAACTCAATCAAATATTTTTTCTCATGTATATGTAGAAAATGCTAAGCACCATATTAACAAATAATTTCTTTATCTTCCATAATTTATCAAGCTTAAAAAATATACTCTAGAAAAGTATCATATCCATTCCTCCTGTTTACATATTTCAATATCAATTATTCTTCATAAACCTTCCTTCTACCTTTAACCTACCTATTGTTACAAAAAGGTTTCTTGGCTAATGGCTTCTTCTTTCCAAATGAGGAACGTAATCTAGTTTAAaatattcaaatcaatttcatcttCATACACATCCTTGGGCTCTTATTAAAGTCAAAATGCCCTCAGGTCTAATCTAGCCACAATATATACAATCCAACTGCCACAATCAATAACATTGTAAAAATAAACTCATAAAGCTTCAGTGCCATCTCTTAAACTATCACAAGCTATTCTGCAAATGACAAATTCTGACGCCAAAGGCATGCTCTGGAAATTAATTTCCAGGCAATAGTAAAACTTGGCTTATTACACAGAACATATATGGTAAGAAAAGCTTGTTAAATTCCACATAAACTAACATTGCAACAGTCTGCAAAAGACAAAAAAGCATTCTAAGGAAATTACCAAATTCTATAGTTGTTAAATTCCACATAAGCTAACATTGCAACAGTCTGCAAGAGACAAAAAACATTATAAGGAAAAAATAGCCAAATTCTATAGTAAAGCTAATCTGGGCCCATTTATGTCAAACAGACATGGTAAGAATTAACTCATCGCTGATGTTCAACCCTATAATTTCAAACCAAAGAATAATAGACATCTATAAACTCATGGCATATGTTTCCATGCAATTACCAGGCATGGTAAAAATTAACTCATTGCTGAAGTTCAACCCTCTAATTTCAAacagaagaaaaagaaacatctatAGACCCATGGCACATGTTTCAAAGTAATTATCTGTAGAAATTGCATAGAAGAAACATCCTGACTGAATGGCATGATATGTAACATTTACTGACCACAATTGTATCCACTAAGTGGAAACATCTTTTTAAGTCAAATAAAAACAGACTTCAAAGCCAAGTTACTAGAGAGTGCCAAGACTTAAATATTTATGCTTTCCAGGTTTTCTATATTTGCAGAAGAAAAATCAATTTGGCTTGAAAACTTtacttttaaaaagataaaaaaaaaaaatcaaaccagaCAGAATAAGAGTTCATCAATATTCTCATCATAAAACAATGTCATCACCCAGATGGAACATAAATCTCCCAGTGCTTTGTGCTTACAATCTTAAAGTGTCAACAGAGGATTTTACTGGGAAAACTTTATAAGGTTCCATTTCCACTGTCTATTGTATGTAACTAGAATCCTTCAGTAGTGAATCAAAGGATCGTAGTCAAAGAAAGAAATCTTACCTTGTTCTGGAAAAAAGAGTTGTGCTCCTGTAATAGTCCAATGCATCATTCATTAGTCTTCGATATTCATTGGAACCTTCAAGAAGACACTTGAAATAGCCCTTGTTCCCTAGACTTTTTCTAAATGCCTCCCACCCAATATCTTTATTCTGAGCTGCTTTGAGATTGGAGCTTTTGGCTGCAGCATCACTGAAACCAACAAGACCAGGTTCGACATCCTCAAAATGGGGCTGATATTGTGACCGCTCATAATATATCATCTCAAATCCACAGCTTATTTTCATGCCTAATCCTGCTTCCCTGTAATCATGGAATTTTCCAAGAGATTGTGACTGTAAAAAAAAGGGGGACTGGAAATAAGCTGCAACTACATATTGTAAAAAATGCAGCGTGGCTCTACAAATTTCTTCCTCTTTTTAATGTTTGCTTTATATTTTTTTCcacaattttaaattttaactgCAAAAATTGTTTTTAATACTATTAATATAAATCTAAGATGACTGCTTAAAAATACACACAAAAATGAATCATTCATTCCTAAACAAGTTGAGGAGTGGCTACTtgccaaaataaaataaatagctgCATGGGAACCTACCGTAAGAGTGAAAAAGGGAAGTGGCTACTTGCCAAAATAAACTGAATAGCTGCATGGGAACCTGCCGTAATAGCGAAAAAGGGAAGTATGCAACGCCACCATGGACCATTGCAATGGCATGGCAACCGCTGCTCAAATATAGAGGAACATTGTCTTACAGCTATGGCTACTACAAGCAACAAAATTAATATATAGTGATGTCACATTACATATGCTCCAACTGCTTAAAAACACATCTAATTTGATATCTTTACTATTTGACAAaccaaattgttttaaaaatatataaaagacTAGCCAATTGGCAAAAATAGCTCATCAATAATTTTCATACCTGTAAATAGGTGACGACAGAGGCGGCATCGGATAGCAACGAGGGGCCTGGAAAACCTGCTGCACAAGCTGTGCATACATCGCT contains these protein-coding regions:
- the LOC131037884 gene encoding protein ecdysoneless homolog isoform X3, which produces MPYVSARAWDTDGEFLLIEAAYALPRWLKPENSSNRVFIRHGELHILPLPASPAEIYRFPVKPSVADSLRVLSGGFLETRARDAVQDILNARVGGFPARAVENMHSVRVRVPVRVAQVLKHEPQLISKAVEGFYDRDVDSMKAAAKMEKFLGEKEMVDVCVTMSRAMYAQLVQQVFQAPRCYPMPPLSSPIYREAGLGMKISCGFEMIYYERSQYQPHFEDVEPGLVGFSDAAAKSSNLKAAQNKDIGWEAFRKSLGNKGYFKCLLEGSNEYRRLMNDALDYYRSTTLFSRTSMVMHAPVRCINEILALPHSSADFIGLELPPSDDDSWLYNGEEDLNAALLERQKEMDLYEEHHRNKQSKKPKEDSTSRKTMDDFNLEDIAKNMHAFVENMSSYEGAELPRNENSETVSLDMRQFLKELKSAVGANTKCVSTQENYLDDSGCSSSDMDFDENESDTCESIGLEETDEQVSMTKDNDGPSDTFMNEYSDMLKEQLNDTTLAKSFVRPEDLAKLGDKNKSTVDDELMPVDVDFNLVQSLLNSFSSQEGMPGPASNLLGLMGLELPDDSKTG